AGAACAGTATTCGCACCGCGCTGGGCCGCACCTCGTGGCCACGCAAAAAGTAGATGGCGATAGCGAGGCCACCAAGCCGGAGGGCGAGGTACGCCCCTATGAAGGCCAGGCCCCGCCGACCGAACGCCTCAGGCGCCGCAGCCGCCATCACGAGGGTGCCGAAAATGATCGGCATGGTGAACAGCTGTACCAGCGGATGCTGCGGGTCGAACAGGTCCGTAAACCTCGCCGTAGAGACCCAGACATGCATCATGGCGAACAGCAACACCAGTGTCTGGAACGCGCCAGTCCAGCTCAGATGCTCCAGCAGGTGCTGCGAGAGCCGGACGAAGGCGAGGACGAACACCAGGTCGGAGAAGAGTTCCAGGAATGCCGCCCGCGGCTGCTCGGGTCTTCGCAGCAGTACGCGCAACCTACCCGTCGTCATCAACCGCCCATTTCTGCCGTTTCTGTCCGCCTTAACCGTAGTCGTACCATGCGTTGGGCCTTGAACGTTGCCGACACAGAAGCCGCGCACAGCGACTACTGCCCGGGGGCAGCCCTTCCTGCCCACCGGCCAGCGGGGCTCCGACGAGGCCGCCCAGCTCGGCGGCGAGCAGCACGCTGACCAGCACGGTCAGTGGGTTGAGCTGGACCGTGTGGGACATGATGACCGGTTGCAGCAGGTGGTTCTCGACCTGCTGGTAGATCACGAAGAAGACCAGCACGATCACCCGGCGGTGGGGGAGTGCAGGAAGCCGGCGCCGCCCGCGGCGATGGCGCCGAGGGTCGCCCCCACCAGGGGGATCAGGTGGGCGATGGCGACCAGCAGGGCGATCACGGCGGCGAACGGCACGCCGGTGAGCGCGAGCGATGGACCGGCCGTCGGCGTCGCTCACCGGGCGCAGTTACCCGCTGCGAAGCGGACGAAACGCTGACCGACAACCCCCTCGACGGCACACTCATCGGTGCCGACGCCGGATCACGAAAAGTGAGAGCCGGATGTCCGGCGTCAGCATCTCCACTACGGATCAGTTTCGGGATGGTGGGGGAGGGGCCTCCGGCTGGGCAGTCTGGTGAGGGATGGCGGCGGCGGATACGGCGGTGTGACTCAGTGACAGGCGCGCAGTTGGCGGCCGGCACTGAGGACGGTGCCGTCGGGACGGACGACCGCCACGCGCGCCCCACCTGTCCTCAGCCATTGGTATAGCTCGCTGCCGGGTTCCGCGGTGATGAGAAGTGCTCCACGCCGTTCGATGTCGGCTCGTTGGGTGGGGGACGGCTCGTGAGATGTGACGATCGCAAATCGGCCGGCGGCCACGTCGTCGAATCGGCGATCGCCGTCGACGGTCGCGTTCGGGCACAGCCGGCCCGCGAGGGTGCGGCGCAGGCGTGGCCGGATCACCAGGTCGGACCGGTGCAGCGGGGGTGTCTGGCTGTCGGTGGCCAGGTCCGTGAGGCCGGGCACGAGGTGCAGCCGCGGCGCCACCGCCCGGCGGATGAGGTTGCCCACCTCGCCGCCGGCCGTCATCGCGGTGCCGATGAACTTCGCCAGCTTGATCATGGCGCGGGCGTGGTGCCTGCGTTCGATCTCGTAGGTGTCGAGCACGGTCTCGGGCAGGGTCCCGTCGAGCACGCCGGCGAGTTTCCAGGCGAGGTTCATCCCGTCGCGCAGCCCGGCACACATGCCCTGACCGATGAACGGTGGGGTGAGGTGGGCGGCGTCGCCGAGCAGGAACACCCGCCGGTCGCGCCAGCGGTCGGCGACCTGCGCGCGGAAGGTGTACTCCGCCGCACGGATGATCTCCAGCTCCCCGACGGGGATGTTCCCGGTCCACCGCGCGATCAACGGATGCAGCTGGGCTATGTCGCGGAAGTCGTCCGCGGTTTCACCCGGCGTCAGCTGGAACTCCCACCGGTAGCGGGTCTTCCCGATCCGCATGTACGTGCCGGCGCGGGCGGGGTCGGAGAGCTGGTGCACCCCTTCCCACTGGCCGAGGTCGGCCTCGGTGACCACATCGATGACGAGCCAGCGTTGCGTGAATCCCAGGTCTTGCATGCTGGCGCCGATCGAGGCCCTGGCCAGGCTGTTGGCGCCGTCGCACCCCAGGACGTACGCCGCGCGGACGACATCGTGCTCGCCCGTGGCCGTGTCGGTGAAGTCGATCCGCACCCCGCCGGCCTCCTGGGTCAGCGCGGTGACCTCGGTGTTGCCGCGAAGGGTGACGGTGTCGTACTGCTTGAGATTCTGGCGGAGAATCGCCTCCAGTTCCGGCTGGTCGAACATGCTCCCCTGGGGGTAGCCGTGCCGGCCCGGCTCGACATCGCGCTGGAACTCGGCGAGCACCCGCATGTTTCGGTCGAGGAGCCGCAGGCCCCGGTGGGGTCTGGAGATGGCGGCGAACTCGTCCCGCAGCCCGAGGCGCGCCAGGATGCGGTGGACCTCGTCGTCGAGGGCGACGGCCCGGGGCTGGGGGTAGACCGAATCCCACCGCTCGAGAATCAGGCACTCGACGCCGTACTGGGCGAGCAGCGTCGCGGCGGTGAGCCCGGTGGGGCCGGCGCCGACGATCACCACGGGAACCACTGTCATTGTGCCGCCAGCAGCTGAAGAACGAGGTAGGTGGCGACCAGGAGCCCGCAGACGACGGCCAGGGCGTACTTCCGCGGGCCGTCTCCCTTACGCAGGTGCACGACAATGGCCCCGGCGAGCAGGAGCAGCAGTCCGGCACCGGCGAGGGCGCCGATCAACGGCTGGAACAGGCCGACGAGCAGTCCGATCACCGCGGCGACCTCGAGCAGGCCGATGCGGCGATAGGCGGCGACGGAGAAACCGGCCTCCGCGGCCAGCTCCCGCATCGGTTGCAAGGCCAGGATCTTGGCCGTGCCAAGGGCGAGGAAGACCAGCGCGAGCAGTACCGCGAGGATGGCCGCAGCAAGCGTCATGACACAACCACCAATCGCCATTCAATGGCATACCGGCCCAGGATCGCCTTGACGGCCTCCTCCTGGGCAGAGGGATGAATTTTCACAGTGGCCACGATGGAGCTGCCCTCGATCGCGGCCTCGATGTCCTTTACTCCAGGGATCTGGTCGAGCGCGGCACGGAGTTCCGCGCGGACGGCGTCCTTCCGCAGGGCGAGCTTGTAGAGCTTGCCCACGGCGGTGACGGGCAGTTCGTCGAGAATCGTCACGGTCTTGGGCGCGGCGGTGCGGTCGGGCACCTGGTCGCTCGCCCAGTCGCGCAGTTCGTCCTCCGTCACGATGGCGCCTGGCGCGAGGGTGACGTAGGCGACGGGTACCTCGCCGGCGTGGACGTCGGGGCGCCCGACCGCGCTGGCCGCGGTGACCTGCGGGTGGGCCAGCAGCGTGTCCTCGATGATCGCGGGGTCGATGTTGTGTCCGCCGCGGATGATGAGGTCCTTGGCCCGGCCGGCGAGGTAGACGAAGCCGTCCTCGTCGAGGCGCGCGAGGTCGCCGGTGTCCAGCCAGCCGTCGACCAGCTTGCCGAGCCCGTCCAGGACGTGGCCGTTCTCGTCCCGGCCGATGACGTAGCCGGGGAAGACCGTCGGGCCGCTGATGGCCAGCACGCCCGTCTCGCCGACGGGTCGGTCTTCCCACGTGCCGTCCGTGGCGACGACCCGCACCCGCTGGTAGGGCAGGCGCTGCCCGACCGAGCCCGGCCGCGATGCGTCGGGGAAGGTACGCGCGCTCGCGCAGGTCGCCTCGGTCAGCCCGTAGCCCTCGACCAGGGTTATCCCGGTGTGGGCCTGGAAGGTGTCCCGGACCGCGGCGGGCAGGGGCGAGGCCCCCACCATCGGAAACCGCAGGCTGCTGATGTCGGCGTCGATCGGGACCTGCGCCAGTACGGCGTACACGGTGGGCACCGCGCTCATGGCGGCGATCCGGTAGTGCTCGACGATCTTCCAGAACGCGCCGAAGAGCGCGGGGTCGCGGTAGCCGAGAGGACCGGCCCACACCACAGCCTGCCCCTTGAACAGCGGCGCGAGCAGGGTGACCACGAGTGCGTTGACGTGGAACAGCGGGAGGGCCGCAAAGACCACGGTCTCCTCGTCGAACAGGGAGCTGGCGGCCAGCATCCACGCGTCGGCGACCTCGTTGGCGTGCGTGTGCGCGGCCAGCTTCGGCGCGCCGGTCGTGCCGCCGGTGTGGAACATCGCGGCCAGGTCGGAGGTCCGGGGTAGGGCACCGTCGAAGGTGGCCGGATTCATGGGCGCCGCGAGTTCGCCGAGGTAGCCGACGCGTACACCGTCGAGGGCCGGCAGCGGCTGGGGCGCGTCCGCCGCCCCGGTGGGCCGGAGCACGAGGATCGCGTCGAGCAGGCCGTCCCGGGCGAGCGCCTGCGCGGTGTCCCACGTGTCCGGCGCGAGTTCGGGCCCGGCCGTGACCAGCACGCGGGCACGGGAGCGCCGGAGGAGCTCGGCGAGGTGCGGCCGGGACAGTCCGCCGCCCAGGGGCGCCGCGATCCCGGCGAGCTGCGCGGCCAGCGTCGCGGTGATCAGCTCGGCGCAGTTGGGTGACATCAGGGCGACCGCGTCACCCCGCCGCACCCCGAGGTCATGGAGCAGGTTCGCGTACCGGTGGACCTCGGCCAGGAGTTCGGCGAAGGTACGGCGCAGCGGCTCCCGCCAGCGGGGGGCGTCCGGCAGGACGGAGATCGCCGTACGGTCCGGCCACCGCGTGGCCGCTCTCGCGAGCAGCGCGTAGGTCGACTCGGGCAGGCCCCGCGCCGCCAGCGGCACGGCCTCGATCGTGGCCAGCTCGGCGGGGGTGGCGTAGTCCGGCCACAGCAGGGGCCCGGTCATTGGGCGTACCTCACGACCGTGCGCTGCCGGCCCAGGTCGATCGCGCCGTCATCGGTGGCGACGGTGGCCTCGACGACATCGCCGTCCTTCAGGTACCTGGGGTTCCGAGCCTGGCCCTTGAAGAACATCTTCCACTTCACCGCGGGCGGTAGCAGCGAGGCCACGAACGCGACCGGCTTCGGCGGGGCGCTCAGGGCCGTCCCGACCGGCGTCCCGGTCAGCAGCAGGTCACCGAGGTCGAGCCGCTGGAAGCGGGTCAGCGCCTGCAGCGCCTGGACCGGGCGGTAGATCATGTCGGCGACCGTCATGTCCTGCCGGAGCTCGCCGTTGACCCACAGCTTCAGCCGCAGGTCGGTGAACCGCTTGAGCTCGTCGGCGTCGAGCAGCACCAGCGCGGGGCCGACCGGCGTGAACGTCGGGTAGGACTTGGCCTCGTAGAACTGGGTCTTGGGCAGCTGGACGTCCCGTGCGGAGATGTCGTTGGTGACCACCAGGCCCGCGACGTAGTCGGCGAGGTTGTCCTCGGTGACGGTCGTGCCGACGGGCATCTCGCGGCCGAAGACCAGCCCGATCTCCACCTCGTAGTCAAGCAGCCGCACATGGGCGGGACGGACCACGTCGGCGAAGGGACCGCTGATCGAGCCCGACGTCTTGCGGAAGAAGGTCAGGGGGACGGTCTCGGGATTGCCGTTGGTGTCCGTGACGTGCGAGGCGAAGTTCGTCATCTGGGCGACGACGCGGCAGGGCGCCGTCACCGGGGAGAGCAGGGCAAGGTCGTCCACCGGAACGGTGTCGCTGCTCGTCGCGGCCGCGACGATCGCCGGCCGGTCGGCCAGCAGTTCGGCGGTGGCGGTGGCGCTGGTGTGCACCTTGGCGGCGCCGGTGGGGGTGAGCACCCACCAGGCGTCGGCGGTGCGCAGGACGGAGGTGGTCATGAGGTGAACGCTTTCATCAGGCCGCGGAGGCGGTGGAGGTCGAATTCGTTGTCCTCGCGCAGCGCGCTGATGACCGCGCGCAGCTCGCGAAGCGATTCCCGGCCGGGTCTCATGCCGAGAA
The window above is part of the Micromonospora inositola genome. Proteins encoded here:
- a CDS encoding AI-2E family transporter, with protein sequence MIVLVFFVIYQQVENHLLQPVIMSHTVQLNPLTVLVSVLLAAELGGLVGAPLAGGQEGLPPGSSRCARLLCRQRSRPNAWYDYG
- the mhpA gene encoding bifunctional 3-(3-hydroxy-phenyl)propionate/3-hydroxycinnamic acid hydroxylase MhpA, with the translated sequence MTVVPVVIVGAGPTGLTAATLLAQYGVECLILERWDSVYPQPRAVALDDEVHRILARLGLRDEFAAISRPHRGLRLLDRNMRVLAEFQRDVEPGRHGYPQGSMFDQPELEAILRQNLKQYDTVTLRGNTEVTALTQEAGGVRIDFTDTATGEHDVVRAAYVLGCDGANSLARASIGASMQDLGFTQRWLVIDVVTEADLGQWEGVHQLSDPARAGTYMRIGKTRYRWEFQLTPGETADDFRDIAQLHPLIARWTGNIPVGELEIIRAAEYTFRAQVADRWRDRRVFLLGDAAHLTPPFIGQGMCAGLRDGMNLAWKLAGVLDGTLPETVLDTYEIERRHHARAMIKLAKFIGTAMTAGGEVGNLIRRAVAPRLHLVPGLTDLATDSQTPPLHRSDLVIRPRLRRTLAGRLCPNATVDGDRRFDDVAAGRFAIVTSHEPSPTQRADIERRGALLITAEPGSELYQWLRTGGARVAVVRPDGTVLSAGRQLRACH
- a CDS encoding DoxX family protein; the encoded protein is MTLAAAILAVLLALVFLALGTAKILALQPMRELAAEAGFSVAAYRRIGLLEVAAVIGLLVGLFQPLIGALAGAGLLLLLAGAIVVHLRKGDGPRKYALAVVCGLLVATYLVLQLLAAQ
- a CDS encoding acyl-CoA synthetase, producing MTGPLLWPDYATPAELATIEAVPLAARGLPESTYALLARAATRWPDRTAISVLPDAPRWREPLRRTFAELLAEVHRYANLLHDLGVRRGDAVALMSPNCAELITATLAAQLAGIAAPLGGGLSRPHLAELLRRSRARVLVTAGPELAPDTWDTAQALARDGLLDAILVLRPTGAADAPQPLPALDGVRVGYLGELAAPMNPATFDGALPRTSDLAAMFHTGGTTGAPKLAAHTHANEVADAWMLAASSLFDEETVVFAALPLFHVNALVVTLLAPLFKGQAVVWAGPLGYRDPALFGAFWKIVEHYRIAAMSAVPTVYAVLAQVPIDADISSLRFPMVGASPLPAAVRDTFQAHTGITLVEGYGLTEATCASARTFPDASRPGSVGQRLPYQRVRVVATDGTWEDRPVGETGVLAISGPTVFPGYVIGRDENGHVLDGLGKLVDGWLDTGDLARLDEDGFVYLAGRAKDLIIRGGHNIDPAIIEDTLLAHPQVTAASAVGRPDVHAGEVPVAYVTLAPGAIVTEDELRDWASDQVPDRTAAPKTVTILDELPVTAVGKLYKLALRKDAVRAELRAALDQIPGVKDIEAAIEGSSIVATVKIHPSAQEEAVKAILGRYAIEWRLVVVS
- a CDS encoding fumarylacetoacetate hydrolase family protein translates to MTTSVLRTADAWWVLTPTGAAKVHTSATATAELLADRPAIVAAATSSDTVPVDDLALLSPVTAPCRVVAQMTNFASHVTDTNGNPETVPLTFFRKTSGSISGPFADVVRPAHVRLLDYEVEIGLVFGREMPVGTTVTEDNLADYVAGLVVTNDISARDVQLPKTQFYEAKSYPTFTPVGPALVLLDADELKRFTDLRLKLWVNGELRQDMTVADMIYRPVQALQALTRFQRLDLGDLLLTGTPVGTALSAPPKPVAFVASLLPPAVKWKMFFKGQARNPRYLKDGDVVEATVATDDGAIDLGRQRTVVRYAQ